From a region of the Monodelphis domestica isolate mMonDom1 chromosome 8, mMonDom1.pri, whole genome shotgun sequence genome:
- the SLC13A5 gene encoding Na(+)/citrate cotransporter isoform X3: MGETLRWLKKFQSALILFGTPLLLLPSVFFFHQKMVRCGFVIILMAVYWCTEVIPLPVTSLFPALLFPLFKVMEAKQVCVQYMKDTTMLFLGSLIVAVAVEHWNIHKRIALRTLLLVGVAPGLLMMGFMSITAFLSMWISNTASTSMMVPIVEAVLEELRLIEDEDLGCASPGTVELLVKDDPESQASLDQASVWTSSRTGPEQTFAATEGLATCSPHPGPPLPPPAPGPAVAVDGEGPGDRGDRKAEKMMERKKTAKALTLCICYAATIGGTGTLTGTGPNVVLAGQMYSLFPNNGDVINFASWMSFAFPNMVFMLLFSWVWLQVLFVGTDPGFIPGWQSLLWMDGKKRYVSDSTVVIFISILLFILPSKRPKFNFRNQVEEEWQVPFYPPPLLTWKVAQKKVPWGIVLLLGGGFAVAKGCEVSGLSEWFGTQMKPLGRMSPAVLSTLVTLLIAVCTEYTSNVATATLFLPILASVAQNISINPLYVMIPCTLGSSFAFMLPVATPPNAIVFSYGRLKVSDMVKAGLVMNMIALFSCGIALNTWGRIIFDLDNFPSWANTTKGNRND, from the exons ATGGGCGAGACGCTGCGGTGGCTCAAGAAGTTCCAGAGTGCCCTGATCCTGTTCGGcacgccgctgctgctgctgcccagCGTGTTCTTCTTCCACCAGAAG ATGGTCCGCTGTGGCTTCGTCATCATCCTCATGGCCGTGTACTGGTGCACCGAGGTCATCCCCCTGCCTGTGACGTCCCTCTTTCCTGCCTTGCTTTTCCCTTTGTTCAAAGTCATGGAAGCCAAGCAG GTGTGTGTCCAGTACATGAAGGACACCACGATGCTCTTCCTGGGGAGCCTGATCGTGGCCGTGGCCGTGGAACACTGGAACATTCACAAGAGGATCGCCCTGCGCACCCTCCTCTTGGTCGGAGTCGCCCCTGGCCT ACTGATGATGGGCTTCATGAGCATCACGGCCTTCCTGTCCATGTGGATCAGCAACACGGCCTCCACGTCCATGATGGTGCCCATCGTGGAGGCTGTGCTGGAAGAGCTGAGGCTGATAGAGGACGAGGACCTGGGCTGCGCCTCCCCGGGCACCGTGGAGCTGTTGGTCAAGGACGACCCCGAGAGCCAGGCCTCGCTGGACCAAGCATCGGTCTGGACCAGCTCCAGGACGGGCCCAGAACAGACGTTCGCTGCCACGGAGGGTTTGGCCACTTGCTCTCCCCATCccggccctcccctccccccgcccgcTCCGGGACCAGCCGTGGCTGTGGATG GGGAAGGCCCGGGCGACAGAGGCGACAGGAAGGCCGAGAAGATGATGGAGAGGAAGAAGACGGCCAAGGCCCTGACGCTGTGTATCTGCTACGCGGCCACCATTGGCGGCACCGGGACCCTGACCGGGACCGGGCCCAACGTGGTCCTGGCCGGGCAGATGTACTC gctgTTCCCCAACAACGGAGACGTGATCAACTTCGCCTCCTGGATGAGCTTCGCCTTCCCCAACATGGTTTTCATGCTCCTCTTCTCCTGGGTCTGGCTGCAGGTCCTCTTCGTGGGCACCGA TCCCGGCTTCATTCCCGGCTGGCAGTCCCTGCTCTGGATGGACGGCAAGAAGAG GTACGTGTCCGACAGCACCGTGGTGATCTTCatctccatcttgctgttcatCCTGCCTTCGAAGAGGCCCAAGTTCAATTTCCGGAACCAGGTGGAAGAAG AGTGGCAGGTGCCCTTCTACCCGCCCCCGCTCTTGACCTGGAAGGTGGCCCAAAAGAAGGTGCCGTGGGGCATCGTGCTCCTGCTGGGGGGCGGCTTTGCCGTGGCCAAAGGATGTGAG GTCTCAGGGCTGTCCGAGTGGTTCGGGACGCAGATGAAGCCTCTGGGCCGAATGTCGCCGGCGGTCCTGAGCACACTGGTCACCCTCCTCATCGCCGTCTGCACCGAGTACACCAGCAACGTGGCCACGGCCACCCTCTTCCTGCCCATCCTCGCCTCCGTG GCTCAGAACATCAGCATCAACCCGCTGTACGTGATGATCCCCTGCACGCTGGGCTCGTCCTTCGCCTTCATGCTGCCCGTGGCCACGCCGCCCAACGCCATCGTCTTCTCCTACGGCCGCCTCAAGGTCTCCGACATG GTAAAGGCAGGTCTCGTAATGAACATGATCGCCTTGTTCTCCTGCGGGATAGCCCTCAACACCTGGGGACGCATCATATTTGACCTGGACAATTTCCCAAGCTGGGCAAATACCACAAAAGGCAACCGCAATGACTAA
- the SLC13A5 gene encoding Na(+)/citrate cotransporter isoform X2 yields the protein MGETLRWLKKFQSALILFGTPLLLLPSVFFFHQKMVRCGFVIILMAVYWCTEVIPLPVTSLFPALLFPLFKVMEAKQVCVQYMKDTTMLFLGSLIVAVAVEHWNIHKRIALRTLLLVGVAPGLLMMGFMSITAFLSMWISNTASTSMMVPIVEAVLEELRLIEDEDLGCASPGTVELLVKDDPESQASLDQASVWTSSRTGPEQTFAATEGEGPGDRGDRKAEKMMERKKTAKALTLCICYAATIGGTGTLTGTGPNVVLAGQMYSLFPNNGDVINFASWMSFAFPNMVFMLLFSWVWLQVLFVGTDFKKNIGIGARKTGKDSTMYNMLQREYQKLGALSYAEVSVLISFLILILLWFFRSPGFIPGWQSLLWMDGKKRYVSDSTVVIFISILLFILPSKRPKFNFRNQVEEEWQVPFYPPPLLTWKVAQKKVPWGIVLLLGGGFAVAKGCEVSGLSEWFGTQMKPLGRMSPAVLSTLVTLLIAVCTEYTSNVATATLFLPILASVAQNISINPLYVMIPCTLGSSFAFMLPVATPPNAIVFSYGRLKVSDMVKAGLVMNMIALFSCGIALNTWGRIIFDLDNFPSWANTTKGNRND from the exons ATGGGCGAGACGCTGCGGTGGCTCAAGAAGTTCCAGAGTGCCCTGATCCTGTTCGGcacgccgctgctgctgctgcccagCGTGTTCTTCTTCCACCAGAAG ATGGTCCGCTGTGGCTTCGTCATCATCCTCATGGCCGTGTACTGGTGCACCGAGGTCATCCCCCTGCCTGTGACGTCCCTCTTTCCTGCCTTGCTTTTCCCTTTGTTCAAAGTCATGGAAGCCAAGCAG GTGTGTGTCCAGTACATGAAGGACACCACGATGCTCTTCCTGGGGAGCCTGATCGTGGCCGTGGCCGTGGAACACTGGAACATTCACAAGAGGATCGCCCTGCGCACCCTCCTCTTGGTCGGAGTCGCCCCTGGCCT ACTGATGATGGGCTTCATGAGCATCACGGCCTTCCTGTCCATGTGGATCAGCAACACGGCCTCCACGTCCATGATGGTGCCCATCGTGGAGGCTGTGCTGGAAGAGCTGAGGCTGATAGAGGACGAGGACCTGGGCTGCGCCTCCCCGGGCACCGTGGAGCTGTTGGTCAAGGACGACCCCGAGAGCCAGGCCTCGCTGGACCAAGCATCGGTCTGGACCAGCTCCAGGACGGGCCCAGAACAGACGTTCGCTGCCACGGAGG GGGAAGGCCCGGGCGACAGAGGCGACAGGAAGGCCGAGAAGATGATGGAGAGGAAGAAGACGGCCAAGGCCCTGACGCTGTGTATCTGCTACGCGGCCACCATTGGCGGCACCGGGACCCTGACCGGGACCGGGCCCAACGTGGTCCTGGCCGGGCAGATGTACTC gctgTTCCCCAACAACGGAGACGTGATCAACTTCGCCTCCTGGATGAGCTTCGCCTTCCCCAACATGGTTTTCATGCTCCTCTTCTCCTGGGTCTGGCTGCAGGTCCTCTTCGTGGGCACCGA CTTCAAAAAGAACATAGGCATCGGGGCCAGGAAGACGGGGAAAGACTCGACCATGTACAACATGCTGCAGCGCGAGTACCAGAAGCTGGGCGCCCTCAGCTACGCCGAGGTCTCTGTGCTCATCtccttcctcatcctcatcctgCTCTGGTTCTTCCGCAGTCCCGGCTTCATTCCCGGCTGGCAGTCCCTGCTCTGGATGGACGGCAAGAAGAG GTACGTGTCCGACAGCACCGTGGTGATCTTCatctccatcttgctgttcatCCTGCCTTCGAAGAGGCCCAAGTTCAATTTCCGGAACCAGGTGGAAGAAG AGTGGCAGGTGCCCTTCTACCCGCCCCCGCTCTTGACCTGGAAGGTGGCCCAAAAGAAGGTGCCGTGGGGCATCGTGCTCCTGCTGGGGGGCGGCTTTGCCGTGGCCAAAGGATGTGAG GTCTCAGGGCTGTCCGAGTGGTTCGGGACGCAGATGAAGCCTCTGGGCCGAATGTCGCCGGCGGTCCTGAGCACACTGGTCACCCTCCTCATCGCCGTCTGCACCGAGTACACCAGCAACGTGGCCACGGCCACCCTCTTCCTGCCCATCCTCGCCTCCGTG GCTCAGAACATCAGCATCAACCCGCTGTACGTGATGATCCCCTGCACGCTGGGCTCGTCCTTCGCCTTCATGCTGCCCGTGGCCACGCCGCCCAACGCCATCGTCTTCTCCTACGGCCGCCTCAAGGTCTCCGACATG GTAAAGGCAGGTCTCGTAATGAACATGATCGCCTTGTTCTCCTGCGGGATAGCCCTCAACACCTGGGGACGCATCATATTTGACCTGGACAATTTCCCAAGCTGGGCAAATACCACAAAAGGCAACCGCAATGACTAA
- the SLC13A5 gene encoding Na(+)/citrate cotransporter isoform X4 codes for MGETLRWLKKFQSALILFGTPLLLLPSVFFFHQKMVRCGFVIILMAVYWCTEVIPLPVTSLFPALLFPLFKVMEAKQVCVQYMKDTTMLFLGSLIVAVAVEHWNIHKRIALRTLLLVGVAPGLLMMGFMSITAFLSMWISNTASTSMMVPIVEAVLEELRLIEDEDLGCASPGTVELLVKDDPESQASLDQASVWTSSRTGPEQTFAATEGEGPGDRGDRKAEKMMERKKTAKALTLCICYAATIGGTGTLTGTGPNVVLAGQMYSLFPNNGDVINFASWMSFAFPNMVFMLLFSWVWLQVLFVGTDPGFIPGWQSLLWMDGKKRYVSDSTVVIFISILLFILPSKRPKFNFRNQVEEEWQVPFYPPPLLTWKVAQKKVPWGIVLLLGGGFAVAKGCEVSGLSEWFGTQMKPLGRMSPAVLSTLVTLLIAVCTEYTSNVATATLFLPILASVAQNISINPLYVMIPCTLGSSFAFMLPVATPPNAIVFSYGRLKVSDMVKAGLVMNMIALFSCGIALNTWGRIIFDLDNFPSWANTTKGNRND; via the exons ATGGGCGAGACGCTGCGGTGGCTCAAGAAGTTCCAGAGTGCCCTGATCCTGTTCGGcacgccgctgctgctgctgcccagCGTGTTCTTCTTCCACCAGAAG ATGGTCCGCTGTGGCTTCGTCATCATCCTCATGGCCGTGTACTGGTGCACCGAGGTCATCCCCCTGCCTGTGACGTCCCTCTTTCCTGCCTTGCTTTTCCCTTTGTTCAAAGTCATGGAAGCCAAGCAG GTGTGTGTCCAGTACATGAAGGACACCACGATGCTCTTCCTGGGGAGCCTGATCGTGGCCGTGGCCGTGGAACACTGGAACATTCACAAGAGGATCGCCCTGCGCACCCTCCTCTTGGTCGGAGTCGCCCCTGGCCT ACTGATGATGGGCTTCATGAGCATCACGGCCTTCCTGTCCATGTGGATCAGCAACACGGCCTCCACGTCCATGATGGTGCCCATCGTGGAGGCTGTGCTGGAAGAGCTGAGGCTGATAGAGGACGAGGACCTGGGCTGCGCCTCCCCGGGCACCGTGGAGCTGTTGGTCAAGGACGACCCCGAGAGCCAGGCCTCGCTGGACCAAGCATCGGTCTGGACCAGCTCCAGGACGGGCCCAGAACAGACGTTCGCTGCCACGGAGG GGGAAGGCCCGGGCGACAGAGGCGACAGGAAGGCCGAGAAGATGATGGAGAGGAAGAAGACGGCCAAGGCCCTGACGCTGTGTATCTGCTACGCGGCCACCATTGGCGGCACCGGGACCCTGACCGGGACCGGGCCCAACGTGGTCCTGGCCGGGCAGATGTACTC gctgTTCCCCAACAACGGAGACGTGATCAACTTCGCCTCCTGGATGAGCTTCGCCTTCCCCAACATGGTTTTCATGCTCCTCTTCTCCTGGGTCTGGCTGCAGGTCCTCTTCGTGGGCACCGA TCCCGGCTTCATTCCCGGCTGGCAGTCCCTGCTCTGGATGGACGGCAAGAAGAG GTACGTGTCCGACAGCACCGTGGTGATCTTCatctccatcttgctgttcatCCTGCCTTCGAAGAGGCCCAAGTTCAATTTCCGGAACCAGGTGGAAGAAG AGTGGCAGGTGCCCTTCTACCCGCCCCCGCTCTTGACCTGGAAGGTGGCCCAAAAGAAGGTGCCGTGGGGCATCGTGCTCCTGCTGGGGGGCGGCTTTGCCGTGGCCAAAGGATGTGAG GTCTCAGGGCTGTCCGAGTGGTTCGGGACGCAGATGAAGCCTCTGGGCCGAATGTCGCCGGCGGTCCTGAGCACACTGGTCACCCTCCTCATCGCCGTCTGCACCGAGTACACCAGCAACGTGGCCACGGCCACCCTCTTCCTGCCCATCCTCGCCTCCGTG GCTCAGAACATCAGCATCAACCCGCTGTACGTGATGATCCCCTGCACGCTGGGCTCGTCCTTCGCCTTCATGCTGCCCGTGGCCACGCCGCCCAACGCCATCGTCTTCTCCTACGGCCGCCTCAAGGTCTCCGACATG GTAAAGGCAGGTCTCGTAATGAACATGATCGCCTTGTTCTCCTGCGGGATAGCCCTCAACACCTGGGGACGCATCATATTTGACCTGGACAATTTCCCAAGCTGGGCAAATACCACAAAAGGCAACCGCAATGACTAA
- the SLC13A5 gene encoding Na(+)/citrate cotransporter isoform X1 produces MGETLRWLKKFQSALILFGTPLLLLPSVFFFHQKMVRCGFVIILMAVYWCTEVIPLPVTSLFPALLFPLFKVMEAKQVCVQYMKDTTMLFLGSLIVAVAVEHWNIHKRIALRTLLLVGVAPGLLMMGFMSITAFLSMWISNTASTSMMVPIVEAVLEELRLIEDEDLGCASPGTVELLVKDDPESQASLDQASVWTSSRTGPEQTFAATEGLATCSPHPGPPLPPPAPGPAVAVDGEGPGDRGDRKAEKMMERKKTAKALTLCICYAATIGGTGTLTGTGPNVVLAGQMYSLFPNNGDVINFASWMSFAFPNMVFMLLFSWVWLQVLFVGTDFKKNIGIGARKTGKDSTMYNMLQREYQKLGALSYAEVSVLISFLILILLWFFRSPGFIPGWQSLLWMDGKKRYVSDSTVVIFISILLFILPSKRPKFNFRNQVEEEWQVPFYPPPLLTWKVAQKKVPWGIVLLLGGGFAVAKGCEVSGLSEWFGTQMKPLGRMSPAVLSTLVTLLIAVCTEYTSNVATATLFLPILASVAQNISINPLYVMIPCTLGSSFAFMLPVATPPNAIVFSYGRLKVSDMVKAGLVMNMIALFSCGIALNTWGRIIFDLDNFPSWANTTKGNRND; encoded by the exons ATGGGCGAGACGCTGCGGTGGCTCAAGAAGTTCCAGAGTGCCCTGATCCTGTTCGGcacgccgctgctgctgctgcccagCGTGTTCTTCTTCCACCAGAAG ATGGTCCGCTGTGGCTTCGTCATCATCCTCATGGCCGTGTACTGGTGCACCGAGGTCATCCCCCTGCCTGTGACGTCCCTCTTTCCTGCCTTGCTTTTCCCTTTGTTCAAAGTCATGGAAGCCAAGCAG GTGTGTGTCCAGTACATGAAGGACACCACGATGCTCTTCCTGGGGAGCCTGATCGTGGCCGTGGCCGTGGAACACTGGAACATTCACAAGAGGATCGCCCTGCGCACCCTCCTCTTGGTCGGAGTCGCCCCTGGCCT ACTGATGATGGGCTTCATGAGCATCACGGCCTTCCTGTCCATGTGGATCAGCAACACGGCCTCCACGTCCATGATGGTGCCCATCGTGGAGGCTGTGCTGGAAGAGCTGAGGCTGATAGAGGACGAGGACCTGGGCTGCGCCTCCCCGGGCACCGTGGAGCTGTTGGTCAAGGACGACCCCGAGAGCCAGGCCTCGCTGGACCAAGCATCGGTCTGGACCAGCTCCAGGACGGGCCCAGAACAGACGTTCGCTGCCACGGAGGGTTTGGCCACTTGCTCTCCCCATCccggccctcccctccccccgcccgcTCCGGGACCAGCCGTGGCTGTGGATG GGGAAGGCCCGGGCGACAGAGGCGACAGGAAGGCCGAGAAGATGATGGAGAGGAAGAAGACGGCCAAGGCCCTGACGCTGTGTATCTGCTACGCGGCCACCATTGGCGGCACCGGGACCCTGACCGGGACCGGGCCCAACGTGGTCCTGGCCGGGCAGATGTACTC gctgTTCCCCAACAACGGAGACGTGATCAACTTCGCCTCCTGGATGAGCTTCGCCTTCCCCAACATGGTTTTCATGCTCCTCTTCTCCTGGGTCTGGCTGCAGGTCCTCTTCGTGGGCACCGA CTTCAAAAAGAACATAGGCATCGGGGCCAGGAAGACGGGGAAAGACTCGACCATGTACAACATGCTGCAGCGCGAGTACCAGAAGCTGGGCGCCCTCAGCTACGCCGAGGTCTCTGTGCTCATCtccttcctcatcctcatcctgCTCTGGTTCTTCCGCAGTCCCGGCTTCATTCCCGGCTGGCAGTCCCTGCTCTGGATGGACGGCAAGAAGAG GTACGTGTCCGACAGCACCGTGGTGATCTTCatctccatcttgctgttcatCCTGCCTTCGAAGAGGCCCAAGTTCAATTTCCGGAACCAGGTGGAAGAAG AGTGGCAGGTGCCCTTCTACCCGCCCCCGCTCTTGACCTGGAAGGTGGCCCAAAAGAAGGTGCCGTGGGGCATCGTGCTCCTGCTGGGGGGCGGCTTTGCCGTGGCCAAAGGATGTGAG GTCTCAGGGCTGTCCGAGTGGTTCGGGACGCAGATGAAGCCTCTGGGCCGAATGTCGCCGGCGGTCCTGAGCACACTGGTCACCCTCCTCATCGCCGTCTGCACCGAGTACACCAGCAACGTGGCCACGGCCACCCTCTTCCTGCCCATCCTCGCCTCCGTG GCTCAGAACATCAGCATCAACCCGCTGTACGTGATGATCCCCTGCACGCTGGGCTCGTCCTTCGCCTTCATGCTGCCCGTGGCCACGCCGCCCAACGCCATCGTCTTCTCCTACGGCCGCCTCAAGGTCTCCGACATG GTAAAGGCAGGTCTCGTAATGAACATGATCGCCTTGTTCTCCTGCGGGATAGCCCTCAACACCTGGGGACGCATCATATTTGACCTGGACAATTTCCCAAGCTGGGCAAATACCACAAAAGGCAACCGCAATGACTAA